The proteins below are encoded in one region of Amycolatopsis acidiphila:
- the purU gene encoding formyltetrahydrofolate deformylase, protein MSERRYVITFGCPDRTGIVARVSSFLADAGGWIVEAAYHTDQDTGWFFTRQEVRADSLPFGVDELRTRFAEVASSLSAESNWRVEDTGVRRRVVILVSKDGHCLYDLLGRVASGELDVDVRAVIGNHDSLAGITRAHGIPFHHVPFPAGDKAAAFAELRKLVDEHDPHAVVLARFMQILPPDLCVAWAGRAVNIHHSFLPSFIGARPYHQAHRRGVKLIGATCHYVTADLDAGPIIEQDVIRVDHGDTVSDLVRKGRDIEKVTLARGLRWHLESRVLVHGNRTVVF, encoded by the coding sequence GTGTCCGAACGACGTTATGTGATCACCTTCGGCTGCCCAGACCGCACCGGCATCGTCGCGCGGGTGTCCTCGTTCCTCGCGGACGCCGGCGGTTGGATCGTCGAAGCGGCCTACCACACCGATCAGGACACCGGCTGGTTCTTCACCCGCCAGGAGGTGCGCGCGGACTCGCTGCCGTTCGGCGTCGACGAGTTGCGGACCCGTTTCGCGGAGGTCGCGTCGTCGCTGTCGGCGGAGTCGAACTGGCGGGTCGAGGACACCGGGGTCCGCCGCCGCGTGGTGATCCTGGTGTCGAAGGACGGGCACTGCCTGTACGACCTGCTGGGCCGGGTGGCGTCGGGCGAGCTCGACGTCGACGTGCGCGCGGTGATCGGCAACCACGACTCGCTGGCGGGGATCACGCGAGCGCACGGCATTCCGTTCCACCACGTGCCTTTTCCGGCCGGCGACAAGGCGGCGGCGTTCGCGGAGCTCCGGAAGCTGGTCGACGAGCACGACCCGCACGCGGTCGTGCTGGCGCGGTTCATGCAGATCCTGCCGCCCGACCTGTGCGTGGCGTGGGCCGGGCGCGCGGTCAACATCCACCACAGCTTCCTGCCGTCGTTCATCGGGGCGCGGCCGTACCACCAGGCGCACCGGCGCGGCGTCAAGCTGATCGGCGCCACCTGCCACTACGTCACGGCGGACCTCGACGCGGGCCCGATCATCGAGCAGGACGTCATCCGCGTCGACCACGGGGACACGGTGTCCGACCTGGTCCGCAAGGGCCGCGACATCGAGAAGGTCACGCTCGCCCGCGGCCTGCGCTGGCACCTGGAAAGCCGTGTCCTGGTGCACGGCAACCGCACGGTGGTCTTCTAG
- a CDS encoding maleylpyruvate isomerase family mycothiol-dependent enzyme translates to MRHEDFLTAIRTHCDALRSAALAAGPEATVPTCPRWTVSRLVGHLGRVQSWVVKALADPSGKDVKPDRPPEDWDELLAWWDGRRTTMLDNLTDAQAPAWLPFTRYPQVAGSWARRQAHEAAIHRLDGEHALNAEPTLVFDPEFAADGIDELIAWMVPTRQDWSKSEFEGTVLLHATDAARTWAVRLAPGAPPSISPDEVEADVTIAGPADAVYRRVWGRPSSAVVTGETALLEPLASP, encoded by the coding sequence ATGCGGCACGAGGACTTTCTGACGGCGATCCGGACCCATTGCGATGCCCTGCGCTCGGCAGCACTGGCAGCCGGCCCGGAGGCCACCGTGCCCACGTGCCCGAGGTGGACCGTTAGCCGCCTGGTCGGTCATCTCGGCCGGGTCCAGTCCTGGGTGGTCAAGGCGCTGGCCGATCCGAGCGGAAAGGACGTCAAGCCCGATCGCCCGCCCGAGGACTGGGACGAGCTGCTGGCCTGGTGGGACGGCCGGCGCACGACCATGCTCGACAACCTCACCGACGCGCAGGCGCCGGCCTGGCTGCCGTTCACGCGATACCCGCAGGTGGCGGGCTCGTGGGCGCGGCGGCAGGCGCATGAGGCCGCCATCCACCGGCTGGACGGCGAGCACGCGCTGAACGCCGAGCCAACCCTGGTCTTCGACCCCGAGTTCGCCGCGGACGGCATCGACGAGCTGATCGCGTGGATGGTGCCGACGCGCCAGGACTGGTCGAAGTCGGAGTTCGAGGGCACCGTGCTGCTGCACGCGACCGACGCCGCCCGCACCTGGGCCGTCCGGCTGGCGCCCGGCGCCCCGCCGTCGATCAGCCCCGACGAGGTCGAGGCCGACGTGACGATCGCCGGTCCGGCGGACGCGGTCTACCGGCGGGTCTGGGGCCGGCCGAGCAGCGCCGTGGTCACCGGGGAAACGGCGCTGCTGGAGCCCCTCGCATCGCCCTGA
- a CDS encoding DedA family protein, which translates to MFELLDSISELLRGTLASPWLWLIVFAVSALDALLPFMPSETTVVTVAVLLGPDLPRLALLVATAALGALAGDCLSHWIGRRAGPRMLARLQRGERGQARYEWAQTQVDRHNALLIVAARYLPGGRVASGLATGSMGVPWSRFVALDVLGTCIWAVYSVCIGCVGGMAFADSPGKGLVLSFAIGLLLVGAIELVRRIRSRHAARGLSDGDPDPLRCPALGSTGSRPGGHRAHVPEVDR; encoded by the coding sequence ATGTTTGAGCTGCTGGACAGCATCAGCGAGCTGCTCCGGGGGACACTCGCCTCGCCGTGGTTGTGGCTGATCGTGTTCGCGGTGTCCGCGCTCGACGCGCTGCTGCCGTTCATGCCCAGCGAGACCACGGTGGTGACGGTCGCGGTGCTGCTGGGGCCCGACCTGCCGCGGCTGGCCCTGCTGGTCGCGACGGCCGCGCTCGGCGCGCTGGCCGGCGACTGCCTGTCCCACTGGATCGGCCGCCGTGCGGGGCCGCGGATGCTCGCCCGGCTGCAACGCGGTGAACGCGGGCAGGCCCGCTACGAGTGGGCGCAGACGCAGGTGGACCGGCACAACGCGCTGCTGATCGTCGCGGCCCGGTACCTGCCCGGCGGGCGCGTCGCGAGCGGCCTGGCGACCGGCAGCATGGGCGTGCCGTGGTCCCGGTTCGTCGCGCTCGACGTGCTCGGCACGTGTATATGGGCGGTATACAGCGTGTGTATCGGTTGTGTGGGCGGGATGGCGTTCGCCGACTCGCCCGGCAAGGGGCTGGTGCTGTCGTTCGCGATCGGCCTGCTCCTGGTGGGCGCGATCGAGCTCGTGCGCCGGATACGCTCGCGGCATGCGGCACGAGGACTTTCTGACGGCGATCCGGACCCATTGCGATGCCCTGCGCTCGGCAGCACTGGCAGCCGGCCCGGAGGCCACCGTGCCCACGTGCCCGAGGTGGACCGTTAG
- a CDS encoding lysophospholipid acyltransferase family protein, with the protein MQAVRRWRGALTVLAGAGSAVRNGGLRPPARRLLTELGVEVATDNDRLAAPDARGSLIVANHLSWLDIVTALAIEPTAFLAKREVGRWPLIGGLARRCGTMFIGRNELRGLPAVVADLAGALRSGRSVLVFPEGTTWCGRCGGGEFRRAPFQAAIDARAPIRPLTFEYLQGDEPSTVASFVGDDTLLASLRRVTQASDLQVRVTAHDAFEPDGDRRELAARAEASVRSVLTSARPRGIRQAAHV; encoded by the coding sequence ATGCAAGCTGTGCGGCGGTGGCGCGGGGCGCTCACGGTGCTGGCGGGCGCGGGTTCCGCCGTGCGAAACGGCGGCCTTCGTCCGCCGGCGCGGCGGCTGCTCACGGAACTGGGGGTCGAGGTGGCGACCGACAACGACCGGCTCGCCGCGCCCGATGCGCGTGGTTCGCTGATCGTCGCGAACCACCTGTCCTGGCTGGACATCGTCACCGCGCTGGCGATCGAGCCGACCGCGTTCCTTGCCAAGCGCGAGGTCGGCCGCTGGCCGCTCATCGGCGGGCTCGCCCGGCGGTGCGGGACCATGTTCATCGGCCGGAACGAGCTGAGGGGACTGCCTGCCGTCGTCGCCGACCTGGCGGGCGCACTGCGTTCCGGCAGGTCGGTGCTGGTGTTCCCCGAGGGCACGACGTGGTGCGGCCGGTGCGGTGGCGGCGAGTTCCGCCGGGCCCCGTTCCAGGCGGCCATCGACGCGCGGGCGCCGATCCGGCCGCTGACCTTCGAATACCTGCAGGGCGACGAGCCGAGCACGGTGGCGTCCTTCGTCGGCGACGACACGTTGCTCGCTTCGCTGCGGCGGGTGACTCAGGCGAGCGACCTGCAGGTCCGGGTGACGGCGCACGACGCGTTCGAGCCCGACGGCGACCGGCGCGAGCTGGCCGCGCGGGCCGAAGCGAGTGTCCGGTCGGTCCTCACCTCCGCACGGCCTCGCGGCATCCGTCAGGCCGCTCATGTTTGA
- a CDS encoding GNAT family N-acetyltransferase, with protein sequence MTTLIDTRYQAVVTTDPALVAACQNLRQQVFSAEFGTTEDRDEFDDICEHLAVLHDGEVVGTYRMLLPGRGERLYAQGEFALDALPPVRPELVEIGRSCVHPEHRSGAVINLMWATMGRYVQSAGYRHLAGCASVSLADGGVAAANTWELTRAKHLAPPELRVEPHRPWIPLPRTRQRPTYAAVPPLLRGYLRLGAWVCGPPAHDPEFAVADFFTLLSFDQVGERYRRYFFEDAG encoded by the coding sequence ATGACAACGCTCATCGACACCCGGTACCAGGCGGTGGTCACCACCGATCCGGCGCTCGTCGCCGCTTGTCAGAACCTGCGGCAGCAGGTGTTCTCGGCCGAGTTCGGCACGACGGAGGACCGGGACGAGTTCGACGACATCTGCGAGCACCTTGCCGTGCTGCACGACGGCGAAGTGGTCGGGACCTACCGGATGCTGCTGCCTGGACGCGGCGAACGGCTTTACGCACAAGGAGAATTCGCGCTCGACGCGCTCCCGCCGGTGCGGCCGGAGCTCGTCGAGATCGGCCGGTCCTGCGTGCATCCCGAGCACCGCAGCGGCGCGGTGATCAACCTGATGTGGGCGACGATGGGCCGGTACGTGCAGTCGGCCGGCTACCGCCATCTCGCCGGCTGCGCCTCGGTGTCGCTGGCCGACGGCGGCGTCGCGGCGGCGAACACCTGGGAGCTGACCCGGGCCAAGCACCTCGCTCCGCCGGAGCTGCGCGTCGAACCGCACCGGCCGTGGATTCCCTTGCCCCGCACCCGACAGCGGCCGACCTACGCGGCCGTGCCCCCGCTGTTGCGCGGCTACCTCCGGCTCGGCGCGTGGGTCTGCGGGCCGCCCGCACACGACCCCGAGTTCGCCGTCGCGGACTTCTTCACCCTGCTGTCGTTCGACCAGGTCGGCGAGCGGTACCGGCGGTACTTCTTCGAGGACGCCGGATGA
- a CDS encoding methyltransferase domain-containing protein — MARGKLLGTPTRGTTNPNRLRRVDRWLTASPRVAALLRHAADPLVVDLGYGASGITTMELAHRLHTICARVRVLGLELDPERVAAALPLAEPPWLDFRQGGFELADARPVVVRAFNVLRQYAEDEVPGAWKLILDRMAPGGLLVEGTCDEIGRLSSWVALSPDGPLSLTVSYKLSTLDRPSTVAERLPKALIHRNVPGEPVHEFLSLLDSCWTAAAPHQAFGVRFRWLRTIDLLRARGWPVLDGPRRWRLGELTVPWHTVAPL; from the coding sequence GTGGCTCGCGGAAAACTCCTAGGCACCCCGACCCGAGGAACCACCAACCCCAACCGCCTGCGCCGGGTGGACCGCTGGCTCACCGCTTCGCCACGCGTCGCCGCCCTCCTGCGCCACGCGGCGGACCCCCTGGTGGTCGACCTCGGGTACGGCGCGTCCGGCATCACGACCATGGAGCTCGCACACAGGTTGCATACGATCTGTGCGCGGGTTCGGGTACTCGGTCTCGAGCTCGATCCCGAACGGGTCGCGGCCGCGTTGCCCCTTGCCGAGCCACCGTGGCTGGACTTCCGCCAGGGCGGGTTCGAGCTCGCGGACGCTAGGCCCGTCGTCGTCCGCGCGTTCAACGTGCTGCGGCAGTACGCCGAGGACGAGGTGCCCGGCGCGTGGAAGCTGATCCTCGACCGGATGGCGCCCGGCGGACTGCTCGTCGAGGGCACCTGCGACGAGATCGGCAGGCTCAGCTCCTGGGTGGCCCTCTCGCCGGACGGTCCGTTGAGCCTGACGGTGTCCTACAAGCTCAGCACCCTCGACCGACCGTCCACAGTGGCCGAACGGCTGCCGAAGGCGCTCATCCACCGCAACGTTCCCGGCGAGCCGGTCCACGAATTCCTGTCGCTTTTGGACAGTTGCTGGACGGCCGCGGCGCCGCACCAGGCGTTCGGCGTACGCTTCCGCTGGCTGCGGACGATCGACCTGCTGCGGGCCCGCGGGTGGCCGGTGCTCGACGGCCCACGGCGCTGGCGGCTCGGCGAGCTGACCGTGCCGTGGCACACGGTCGCACCGCTGTGA
- a CDS encoding DUF2505 domain-containing protein yields MASRIEHHAVFSQGVDEVFAAQTSEPALRARLAEAGGENAALLDYTPTAEGVRFSLRQGVGADKLPSIVRSLHSGDLAVDRQENWTRTGEGYTGIARGTVSGVPGEINVRTELRAEGGKTVLRANGEVKIRIPLVGGKLEGFVADQITKLLKREVELSAQWLAENS; encoded by the coding sequence ATGGCATCCCGTATCGAGCACCACGCCGTGTTCTCGCAAGGCGTTGACGAGGTGTTCGCCGCCCAGACGAGCGAGCCGGCGCTGCGGGCCCGGCTGGCCGAGGCCGGCGGCGAGAACGCGGCCCTGCTCGACTACACGCCGACCGCGGAGGGCGTCCGCTTCAGCCTGCGCCAGGGCGTAGGTGCCGACAAGCTGCCGTCGATCGTGCGCAGCCTGCACAGCGGGGACCTTGCCGTGGACCGGCAGGAGAACTGGACCCGCACGGGCGAGGGGTACACCGGGATAGCCAGGGGCACGGTGAGCGGCGTGCCCGGCGAGATCAACGTCCGCACCGAACTCAGAGCCGAGGGCGGAAAGACCGTGCTGCGCGCGAACGGGGAGGTGAAGATCCGCATCCCGCTCGTCGGGGGCAAGCTCGAGGGCTTCGTCGCGGACCAGATCACCAAGCTGCTCAAGCGCGAGGTCGAGTTGTCCGCGCAGTGGCTCGCGGAAAACTCCTAG
- a CDS encoding UDP-N-acetylmuramate dehydrogenase — MTPVETRTALAEHTTLRLGGPARRFVVAETTEDLLSAVHAAEDRVLLLGGGSNLVVGDDGFDGTVVKIATRGWRVDGETVEVAAGQNWDEFVAAMVEAGLGGLECLSGIPGSVGATPIQNVGAYGCEVADLLTSVECYDRRTGETGTMSATDLGFAYRTSVLKGTDAGIVLSVRFALRGDGLSAPVRYAELARTLGVELGARVPAADARQAVLTLRRGKGMVLDAADHDTWSAGSFFTNPIVPEAELAPVLARIAEAVDTPVPQYPADGGVKLSAAWLIERAGFRKGHEGPGGRVTLSTKHTLALTNRGDASTADLLALAAEVRDGVRAKFGVTLHPEPLLINCSL; from the coding sequence GTGACACCAGTCGAAACCCGGACCGCCCTGGCCGAGCACACGACGCTGCGCCTGGGCGGCCCCGCCCGCCGGTTCGTCGTCGCCGAGACCACGGAAGACCTGCTCAGCGCGGTCCACGCGGCCGAGGACCGGGTGCTCCTGCTCGGCGGCGGCTCGAACCTGGTGGTCGGCGACGACGGGTTCGACGGCACGGTGGTCAAGATCGCGACCCGCGGCTGGCGCGTCGACGGCGAGACCGTCGAGGTCGCCGCCGGGCAGAACTGGGACGAGTTCGTCGCCGCGATGGTCGAGGCGGGCCTCGGCGGCCTCGAATGCCTCTCCGGCATCCCCGGCTCGGTGGGCGCGACCCCCATCCAGAACGTCGGCGCCTACGGCTGTGAGGTCGCCGACCTGCTGACCTCGGTCGAGTGCTACGACCGGCGCACCGGCGAGACCGGCACGATGAGCGCCACCGACCTGGGGTTCGCCTACCGGACCAGCGTGCTCAAGGGCACGGACGCCGGGATCGTGCTCAGCGTCCGGTTCGCCCTGCGCGGCGACGGCCTGTCCGCCCCGGTCCGCTACGCCGAGCTGGCCCGGACGCTCGGCGTCGAACTCGGCGCCCGGGTGCCCGCCGCCGACGCCCGGCAGGCCGTGCTCACGCTGCGGCGGGGCAAGGGCATGGTCCTCGACGCCGCCGACCACGACACGTGGAGCGCGGGCTCCTTCTTCACCAACCCGATCGTGCCGGAGGCCGAGCTGGCGCCGGTGCTGGCGCGGATCGCGGAGGCAGTGGACACGCCGGTGCCGCAGTACCCGGCAGACGGCGGGGTGAAGCTCTCCGCCGCGTGGCTGATCGAGCGCGCCGGCTTCCGCAAGGGCCACGAGGGCCCCGGCGGCCGGGTCACGCTGTCGACGAAGCACACCCTGGCGCTGACCAACCGGGGCGACGCCAGCACCGCCGACCTGCTCGCGCTGGCCGCGGAGGTCCGCGACGGCGTCCGCGCGAAGTTCGGCGTGACCCTCCACCCGGAACCGCTGCTGATCAACTGCTCACTCTGA
- a CDS encoding SDR family NAD(P)-dependent oxidoreductase produces MSERTAVITGASAGIGEATARALAAAGFHVVLGARRLDRLEKLAAELSGTAHSLDVTDPASVAAFVQRIPECHVLVNNAGGARGLERVVDADEDNWRWMWETNVLGTLRLTKALLPKLISSGDGHVITVTSIAGHEVYDGGSGYTAAKHAQAALHQTLRSEHLGDPVRITEIIPGMVETDFSANRFGGDTERAAKVYQGVTPLSPQDVAEVIAFAATRPSHVNLDSIVLKPRAQLNGSRTFRSE; encoded by the coding sequence GGCGAAGCCACCGCTCGCGCCCTGGCCGCGGCCGGTTTCCACGTCGTGCTCGGCGCCCGCAGGCTCGACCGCCTGGAGAAGCTGGCCGCCGAGCTGTCCGGTACCGCCCACTCACTGGACGTCACCGACCCCGCCTCGGTTGCCGCTTTTGTCCAGCGGATTCCAGAATGCCACGTCCTGGTGAACAACGCGGGCGGTGCCCGCGGGCTCGAGCGCGTCGTCGACGCCGACGAGGACAACTGGCGCTGGATGTGGGAGACCAACGTGCTGGGCACGCTGCGGCTCACGAAGGCGTTGCTGCCCAAGCTCATCTCCTCCGGCGACGGGCACGTGATCACTGTGACCTCGATCGCCGGGCACGAGGTGTACGACGGCGGTTCGGGCTACACGGCGGCCAAGCACGCGCAGGCGGCGCTGCACCAGACGCTGCGCTCGGAGCACCTCGGCGACCCGGTGCGGATCACCGAGATCATCCCGGGCATGGTCGAGACGGACTTCTCGGCCAACCGGTTTGGCGGCGACACCGAGCGCGCGGCGAAGGTCTACCAGGGCGTCACGCCGCTGTCCCCGCAGGACGTCGCCGAGGTGATCGCGTTCGCGGCGACCCGGCCGTCACACGTGAACCTGGACTCGATCGTGCTCAAGCCGCGTGCGCAGCTCAACGGCTCCCGGACGTTCCGCTCAGAGTGA